One window of Medicago truncatula cultivar Jemalong A17 chromosome 2, MtrunA17r5.0-ANR, whole genome shotgun sequence genomic DNA carries:
- the LOC11416770 gene encoding xylulose 5-phosphate/phosphate translocator, chloroplastic — translation MLSFNVFPTSSSSSVTFTKPNHHFSINASPNLLNRFHHESSKLSFKPISQIHHSTTKLSSFNRFLTHPFEFSPKPRNQILKAVSDEGEISQPINPKPKNLKKLALVFGFWYFQNIVFNIYNKKVLNIFSFPWLLASFQLFVGSIWMLVLWSLKLQPCPKISKPFIFALLGPALFHTIGHISACVSFSKVAVSFTHVIKSAEPVFSVIFSSVLGDRYPIQVWLSILPIVLGCSLAAVTEVSFNVGGLWCALISNVGFVLRNIYSKKSLQNFKEVDGLNLYGWITILSFMYLFPVAIFVEGSQWIPGYYKALEAIGTPSTFYIWVLVSGLFYHLYNQSSYQALDEISPLTFSVGNTMKRVVVIVSSILVFRNPVRPLNGLGSAIAILGTFLYSQATAAKKAKKIEGEKSS, via the coding sequence atgttatctttcaatgtttttccaacatcatcatcttcctctGTCACTTTCACGAAACCAAATCACCATTTTTCCATCAATGCATCACCAAATCTTCTCAACAGGTTTCACCATGAAAGCTCCAAACTTTCCTTCAAACCCATATCTCAGATCCATCATTCAACCACAAAGTTATCATCTTTCAACAGATTTCTCACACACCCTTTTGAGTTTTCACCAAAACCCAGAAACCAAATTTTGAAAGCTGTATCTGATGAAGGTGAAATTTCACAACCCATTAATCCTAAACCCAAGAATCTCAAAAAACTTGCTCTTGTTTTTGGGTTTTGGTACTTTCAAAACATTGTTTTCAACATTTACAACAAGAAAGTGTTGAATATTTTCTCTTTTCCATGGCTTCTTGCTTCTTTTCAGCTCTTTGTTGGTTCCatttggatgcttgttctttggTCTTTAAAGCTTCAACCATGTCCAAAAATCTCAAAACCTTTCATTTTTGCACTACTTGGACCTGCTTTGTTTCATACTATAGGTCACATTTCAGCTTGTGTTTCGTTCTCTAAGGTTGCTGTGTCTTTCACACATGTTATTAAATCAGCAGAACCTGTTTTTTCTGTCATATTTTCTTCTGTTCTTGGTGATAGGTATCCAATTCAGGTTTGGCTTTCAATTTTACCAATTGTGCTTGGTTGTTCTTTAGCTGCTGTTACTGAGGTATCTTTCAATGTTGGAGGATTGTGGTGTGCTCTGATTAGCAATGTTGGTTTTGTGTTGAGGAACATTTATTCGAAAAAAAGTTTACAAAATTTCAAAGAAGTTGATGGTTTGAACTTATATGGTTGGATTACTATACTTTCATTTATGTATCTTTTTCCGGTAGCGATTTTTGTGGAAGGTTCTCAATGGATTCCAGGGTATTATAAGGCGCTTGAAGCTATTGGAACCCCTTCGACTTTTTATATTTGGGTTTTGGTTTCTGGTCTGTTTTATCATCTTTATAATCAATCATCTTATCAAGCATTGGATGAAATTAGTCCATTAACTTTCTCTGTTGGAAATACAATGAAGAGAGTGGTAGTGATTGTGTCTTCGATTTTGGTGTTCCGGAATCCGGTTAGGCCTCTTAATGGTCTTGGATCTGCCATTGCTATTCTCGGGACTTTTCTGTATTCACAAGCTACAGCTGCAAAGAAAGCAAAGAAAATTGAAGGGGAAAAGAGTAGTTAG
- the LOC25486282 gene encoding tubulin-folding cofactor E — MQDSPNSTTEFQVGQRVHASGDSTRIGTVKYIGSVEGYSESWVGVDWDHGDGKHDGSINGVRYFHAKSETSGSFVRPKNLCNGISVLEALEKRYRSSSTKDEEDEMYVLSSSNKRVSIQLLGKSELDDKLSRIEELTNASLAFMGVGSPGVSCQISTTVPNIQELDLSGNLLSEWKDVGIICEQLPALKALNLSYNLMSPYKSELPLLKSIRVLVLNNTGVDWEQVELLRQSLTTIEELHIMGNSISRILPVSSSMVRGFDSLRLLNLEDNCIAEWSEIMKLSQLRCLEQLYLNKNCLSSLFYPDNGSQYYESEVTGCKPFQKLRCLLLGDNNISDLASVDSLNLFPNLVDIRLSGNPITDAVKGGVPRFVLIARLAKVQILNGSEITSRERKDSEIRYVRLVVSRLHANPEEIKQHPRFSELKNFYEIEDQPPSIGTTGGPQAISSGFLSITLKCVGASMGEKKPLTKKLPATTTVGKLKFLCDSFFKLKSMKLNLFLQEEGSPLPLLLNNDSSSLMDLGVGNNSVLLVDEDS, encoded by the exons atgCAGGATTCACCAAATTCAACAACCGAATTTCAAGTAGGCCAACGAGTACATGCATCTGGAGATTCAACGCGAATCGGAACAGTGAAGTATATTGGAAGTGTAGAAGGCTATTCAGAATCATGGGTTGGAGTTGATTGGGATCATGGAGATGGTAAACACGATGGATCCATCAATGGTGTTCGGTATTTTCATGCTAAGAGTGAAACTTCTGGTTCATTTGTTCGTCCCAAGAATCTGTGTAATGGGATTTCGGTTTTAGAAGCTCTTGAAAAGAGATATCGAAGTAGTTCTACTAAAGATGAAGAGG atgAAATGTATGTACTTTCGAGTAGCAATAAACGAGTTTCTATTCAATTATTGGGTAAAAGTGAACTTGATGATAAGCTAAGTCGAATTGAGGAGTTAACAAATGCATCATTGGCATTTATGGGTGTTGGTTCCCCTGGAGTTTCATGTCAGATTAGTACTACAGTGCCAA ACATACAAGAACTGGATCTGTCCGGGAACCTTCTTTCGGAGTGGAAG GATGTTGGCATCATTTGTGAACAGTTACCTGCTCTGAAGGCTCTCAACTTATCCTACAACTTAATGTCACCATATAAATCTGAGCTTCCATTACTGAAAAGCATCCGTGTTCTGGTTTTAAATAATACCGGTGTAGATTGGGAGCAG GTTGAACTGCTTAGACAGTCATTGACAACAATTGAAGAGCTACATATCATGGGAAACAGTATAAGCAGAATACTG CCTGTGTCATCCTCTATGGTTCGGGGTTTTGATTCACTGCGACTGTTGAATTTGGAAGATAATTGTATAGCGGAATGGAGTGAAATCATGAAGCTTTCTCAGCTAAGATG TTTGGAGCAGCTTTACTTGAACAAGAATTGTTTGAGTTCTCTCTTTTATCCTGATAATGGTTCGCAATATTATGAATCAGAAGTTACGGGCTGTAAACCCTTTCAAAAACTGCGCTGCCTTCTGTTGG GTGACAACAACATTAGTGATCTGGCCTCTGTTGACTCGTTAAACTTGTTTCCTAACTTGGTG GATATCAGGCTTTCTGGAAACCCAATAACTGATGCTGTGAAAGGTGGGGTTCCAAGATTTGTTTTGATTGCTCGTTTAGCAAAAGTTCAGATATTGAATGGGAGTGAG ATTACCTCTCGTGAAAGGAAGGACTCTGAGATTAG GTATGTTCGGCTTGTGGTCTCAAGGTTGCATGCTAATCCTGAAGAAATCAAACAGCACCCCAG GTTTTCCGAGCTTAAGAATTTTTACGAAATTGAAGATCAACCGCCTTCAATTGGAACAACTGGTGGCCCACAAGCAATTAGCTCAGGATTCTTGT CTATCACTCTGAAGTGTGTTGGAGCATCCATGGGTGAGAAAAAACCATTGACAAAGAAGCTGCCAGCAACAACTACA GTTGGCAAGCTAAAATTTCTCTGTGACAGCTTTTTTAAGCTGAAGTCCATGAAGCTAAATTTATTTCTTCAAGAAGAG GGATCTCCATTGCCCTTGCTGCTTAACAATGATTCGTCATCGCTTATGGACCTTGGGGTTGGCAATAATTCAGTTCTCCTTGTAGACGAAGATAGTTga
- the LOC25486284 gene encoding 40S ribosomal protein S27-2, producing the protein MVLQNDIDLLNPPAELEKRKHKLKRLVQSPNSFFMDVKCQGCFNITTVFSHSQTVVVCGNCQTVLCQPTGGKARLTEGCSFRKKGD; encoded by the exons ATG GTTCTTCAAAATGATATTGATCTGTTGAATCCACCTGCTGAGCTTGAGAAGAGGAAGCATAAGCTTAAGCGACTTGTTCAATCTCCTAATTCATTCTTCATG GATGTCAAATGTCAAGGTTGCTTCAATAT AACAACTGTATTCAGTCACTCCCAAACTGTCGTAGTTTGTGGCAACTGTCAAACGGTGTTGTGCCAACCTACCGGTGGCAAAGCAAGATTAACGGAAGGATGCTCTTTCAGGAAGAAGGGAGATTAG